The proteins below come from a single Plantactinospora sp. KBS50 genomic window:
- a CDS encoding NAD(P)-dependent alcohol dehydrogenase — protein MKAIVQDRYGPPETLTLADVAVPVPAAGEVLVRVEAAALNAYDWHAMRGDPRLARLSMGRTRPRARIRGRDFAGRVTAVGAQVRQVRPGDAVFGDLGEADGAFAEYVRVPETQVAAQPANLTPQQSAALPLAGTTALMGLRDVGRVEPGQHVLINGASGGVGTLAVQLAKALGASVTGVCSSRNVDLVRALGADHVIDYTRQDFTRGPRRHDVVLDLVGNRSLGALRRALKPAGTLVLSGGGVYRGGSLVGPIWLIARGRLLAPLVRQRIAVLTTAPHREHLDALRRYAEAGRLTPAIDRTYPLHEVPRALRYLEGEHARAKVVITV, from the coding sequence ATGAAGGCGATCGTCCAGGACCGGTACGGCCCGCCGGAGACGCTCACCCTCGCGGACGTCGCCGTACCGGTGCCCGCCGCCGGTGAGGTCCTCGTGCGGGTCGAGGCCGCCGCGCTCAACGCGTACGACTGGCATGCCATGCGGGGCGATCCCCGGCTGGCGCGGCTCTCGATGGGCCGGACGCGGCCCCGGGCGCGCATCCGTGGCCGGGACTTCGCCGGCCGGGTGACGGCCGTGGGCGCCCAGGTCCGGCAGGTACGCCCCGGGGACGCCGTCTTCGGCGACCTCGGCGAGGCCGACGGCGCCTTCGCCGAGTACGTCCGCGTGCCCGAGACCCAGGTCGCGGCGCAGCCGGCGAACCTGACGCCGCAGCAGTCGGCGGCCCTGCCGCTGGCCGGCACCACCGCGCTGATGGGACTGCGCGACGTCGGGCGGGTCGAGCCCGGCCAGCACGTCCTCATCAACGGTGCCTCCGGCGGCGTCGGCACCCTGGCCGTCCAACTGGCCAAGGCGCTGGGCGCGAGCGTGACGGGCGTGTGCAGCAGCCGCAACGTCGACCTGGTCCGCGCCCTGGGCGCCGACCACGTGATCGACTACACCCGGCAGGACTTCACCCGCGGTCCGCGCCGGCACGACGTCGTGCTCGACCTGGTCGGCAACCGGTCACTCGGCGCGCTCCGGCGTGCGCTGAAGCCGGCCGGGACGCTGGTGCTCTCCGGCGGCGGGGTCTACCGCGGCGGCAGCCTGGTCGGACCGATCTGGCTGATCGCCCGCGGGCGGCTGCTGGCGCCGCTGGTCCGCCAGCGCATCGCCGTGCTGACCACGGCGCCGCACCGGGAGCACCTCGACGCGCTGCGCCGCTACGCCGAGGCCGGCCGGCTCACCCCGGCCATCGACCGGACCTATCCCCTGCACGAGGTGCCCCGGGCCCTCCGGTACCTGGAAGGCGAGCACGCGCGGGCGAAGGTCGTCATCACCGTCTGA
- a CDS encoding RICIN domain-containing protein — MTQIVHAGRRRRVRRCLLATSAVAVASTLVASLSLTPASAAAASNTLTVNANQVLRPVTHVATGSLYGLANATQPTVALAQAIKPNTFVQMPAGGHQQPTGDISVVAPTAVAVGAKLVNRLSDYYAGWPYQFSWSTWTPFVNSQITAMKQASYYNSISAYELWNESDNTWQSANGTYEDFWTTTFRQVRSIDATKPIQGPSFSDNISDMRNFLQNAVATNTVPDILAWHELSNSSKIAGDVATVQAIEDQLGIARRPIAIEEYAAPGEVGLPGPLVGYISKFERLGIRDAELPFWNQSGALGDLLTGRGGSPNAAYWLYTWYADMSGNMVVTTPPAQTGIDGFASVPSGNNQVSIVVGHCSGSCAVTVNGLNSLSLGSTVNVKVEQTVSLGRTVASAGPSTISTSTYTPSNGTISVPVTMSTNDAYRITITPGSGTPPSSDLAGTYRITNANSGLRLDTQNSGTAWGTLVVQATASSSTSQVWSLVAAGGGQYKIVDQLSGLVLGIQNASTSYGAPALVWGDTGTADHLWTPVPDGAGHYKLQNVNSGLLLGVNNMSTSSGAQVLQWGDNGTADHLWTLTRL; from the coding sequence ATGACACAGATCGTCCACGCCGGACGGCGGCGACGAGTCCGCCGCTGCCTGCTGGCGACCTCGGCGGTGGCCGTCGCCAGCACGCTCGTCGCCAGCCTGTCCCTGACCCCCGCGTCGGCGGCGGCCGCGTCGAACACGTTGACCGTCAACGCCAACCAGGTCCTGCGTCCGGTCACGCACGTGGCGACCGGCAGCCTCTACGGACTGGCCAACGCCACCCAGCCGACGGTGGCGCTCGCCCAGGCCATCAAGCCGAACACCTTCGTCCAGATGCCCGCGGGCGGGCACCAGCAGCCCACCGGCGACATCTCCGTGGTGGCCCCGACCGCGGTCGCCGTCGGCGCGAAGCTGGTCAACCGGCTCTCCGACTACTACGCCGGCTGGCCGTACCAGTTCAGCTGGAGCACCTGGACGCCGTTCGTCAACTCGCAGATCACCGCGATGAAGCAGGCGTCCTACTACAACAGCATCTCCGCCTACGAGCTGTGGAACGAGTCGGACAACACCTGGCAGTCGGCCAACGGCACGTACGAGGACTTCTGGACCACGACCTTCCGCCAGGTCCGCTCGATCGACGCGACCAAGCCGATCCAGGGTCCCAGCTTCTCGGACAACATCAGCGACATGCGCAACTTCCTGCAGAACGCCGTCGCGACGAACACCGTGCCGGACATCCTGGCCTGGCACGAGCTGTCGAACTCCTCGAAGATCGCCGGCGACGTGGCAACGGTGCAGGCGATCGAGGACCAGCTCGGCATCGCCCGCCGGCCGATCGCGATCGAGGAGTACGCCGCACCGGGCGAGGTCGGCCTGCCCGGACCGCTCGTGGGCTACATCTCGAAGTTCGAGCGGCTCGGCATCCGCGACGCCGAACTGCCCTTCTGGAACCAGTCCGGCGCCCTGGGCGACCTGCTGACCGGCCGCGGCGGCAGCCCGAACGCCGCCTACTGGCTCTACACCTGGTACGCGGACATGAGCGGCAACATGGTCGTGACGACGCCGCCCGCGCAGACCGGCATCGACGGCTTCGCCTCGGTACCCTCGGGCAACAACCAGGTCAGCATCGTCGTCGGCCACTGCTCCGGCTCCTGCGCGGTCACCGTCAACGGGCTCAACTCGCTGAGCCTCGGCAGCACGGTGAACGTGAAGGTCGAGCAGACCGTCTCGCTGGGCCGCACGGTCGCCTCCGCCGGCCCGAGCACCATCTCGACCTCGACGTACACCCCGTCCAACGGCACGATCTCGGTCCCGGTCACGATGTCCACAAACGACGCGTACCGGATCACGATCACCCCCGGCTCCGGCACGCCGCCCTCCTCCGACCTGGCCGGCACCTACCGGATCACGAACGCCAACAGCGGGCTGCGGCTCGACACGCAGAACTCCGGCACCGCCTGGGGCACGCTCGTCGTCCAGGCCACCGCCAGCAGCAGTACGTCGCAGGTCTGGTCGCTGGTCGCCGCGGGCGGCGGACAGTACAAGATCGTCGACCAGTTGAGCGGCCTGGTGCTCGGCATCCAGAACGCCTCGACCAGCTACGGGGCTCCGGCCCTGGTCTGGGGTGACACCGGAACGGCCGACCATCTCTGGACCCCGGTCCCGGACGGCGCCGGCCACTACAAGCTGCAGAACGTCAACAGCGGGCTGCTGCTCGGGGTCAACAACATGAGCACGAGTTCGGGCGCCCAGGTGCTCCAGTGGGGCGACAACGGGACCGCCGACCACCTCTGGACCCTGACCAGGCTCTGA
- a CDS encoding SDR family oxidoreductase, translating to MVADPAELRGALVVVTGAAGRIGRCLVEALVSAGATVVGLDLARFCPPGDGRYLACDITDETAVRDTVARIVADHGRIDVLVHCAGLSAIGAFEDHDLATHRRVMEVTHFGAVAVTLAALPALRAAAGRIVVVGSVAGFAPVLGRPPYVAAKHAVTGLFTALRAELAPSGVRVTLVHPTFVAGGMTEASDRAPGRERASTGRELTPADVAAAIVAGIAQGRDLVLIGRTAWLSWYVNRLAPGLYVRLMTRRLRATGTAAGRGTPG from the coding sequence ATGGTGGCCGACCCCGCAGAACTGCGCGGCGCCCTCGTCGTGGTCACCGGCGCCGCGGGACGGATCGGCCGGTGCCTGGTCGAGGCGCTGGTCTCCGCGGGCGCCACGGTGGTGGGACTGGACCTGGCCCGGTTCTGCCCGCCGGGCGACGGCCGCTACCTCGCCTGCGACATCACCGACGAGACCGCCGTGCGGGACACCGTCGCGCGGATCGTGGCCGATCACGGGCGGATCGACGTGCTGGTGCACTGCGCCGGGCTGTCGGCGATCGGCGCCTTCGAGGATCACGACCTGGCCACCCATCGCAGGGTCATGGAGGTCACGCACTTCGGCGCGGTCGCGGTGACCCTCGCGGCCCTGCCGGCCCTGCGGGCTGCCGCGGGCCGGATCGTCGTGGTCGGGTCCGTGGCGGGCTTCGCACCGGTCCTCGGCCGCCCGCCGTACGTGGCCGCCAAGCACGCCGTCACCGGGCTGTTCACGGCGCTGCGCGCCGAGCTGGCGCCCTCCGGCGTCCGGGTCACCCTGGTCCATCCCACCTTCGTCGCCGGCGGCATGACGGAGGCCAGCGACCGGGCGCCGGGCCGCGAACGCGCCAGCACGGGCCGGGAACTCACGCCCGCCGACGTCGCCGCGGCCATCGTCGCGGGCATCGCGCAGGGCCGGGACCTCGTGCTCATCGGCCGCACCGCGTGGCTGTCCTGGTACGTCAACCGGCTGGCGCCCGGCCTCTACGTTCGCCTCATGACGCGTCGACTGCGGGCGACCGGCACGGCCGCCGGGCGGGGGACACCCGGATGA
- a CDS encoding TetR/AcrR family transcriptional regulator, whose product MAEQAETLRRTPLSRDRILRTAVALADAAGIDSLSMRNLAQELGVVPMALYKHVANKDELLDGMIDVVIGEIDPPAPGSGWKREIGRRILSARQALRRHPWAPLAIESRTTATPAILAYLDSMVGTLRAGGFSTDLAHHVMHAMGSRMLGFSQELFDPSRQAGRSGPAEPEPPAAMPPEAAARFPHLAAIAAAAAHDDGSVVGSGCDDQFEFEFALDLLLDGIERLHRQGWTSARRPD is encoded by the coding sequence ATGGCTGAGCAGGCTGAGACGCTGCGCCGGACGCCGCTGAGCAGGGACCGGATCCTGCGTACCGCCGTCGCGCTCGCCGACGCGGCCGGGATCGACTCGCTCAGCATGCGCAACCTCGCGCAGGAACTGGGCGTCGTGCCGATGGCCCTCTACAAGCACGTGGCCAACAAGGACGAACTGCTCGACGGCATGATCGACGTGGTGATCGGCGAGATCGACCCGCCGGCGCCCGGCTCCGGCTGGAAGCGGGAGATCGGCCGGCGCATCCTGTCGGCCCGGCAGGCGCTGCGCCGCCACCCCTGGGCGCCGCTGGCGATCGAGTCGCGCACCACGGCGACGCCGGCCATCCTCGCCTACCTCGACTCGATGGTCGGGACGTTGCGGGCCGGCGGGTTCTCCACCGACCTGGCCCACCACGTGATGCACGCGATGGGCAGCCGGATGCTGGGCTTCAGCCAGGAACTGTTCGACCCCTCCCGGCAGGCCGGCAGGTCCGGCCCGGCCGAGCCCGAGCCGCCCGCGGCGATGCCGCCGGAGGCCGCCGCCCGGTTCCCGCACCTCGCGGCGATCGCCGCGGCGGCGGCGCACGACGACGGGTCGGTCGTGGGGTCGGGCTGCGACGACCAGTTCGAGTTCGAATTCGCCCTGGACCTGCTGCTGGACGGCATCGAACGGCTGCACCGGCAGGGCTGGACATCCGCGCGCCGGCCGGACTGA
- a CDS encoding NAD-dependent epimerase/dehydratase family protein: MPAQRVLVTGGSGYLGRLVVARFVAAGIRTVSVDVRKPAEHRDGVLEIVEDLRRLDLAALLREQRSTAVVHLAAIVEPPRGMDEAELESIEVGGTRAVLDACVAAGVGHLSVLSSGAAYGYTARNDGRLLDEDTPVVGSPEFAYSRHKAMVEALVARTRRLHPDLGVLLLRPGTILGTTTDNQITALFRQPVILGLRESDTPFVFVWDEDVAEIIATGVERAVTGTYNVAGDGVVTLAEIAAAQRRRLVRLPAATVRRALALGRRLGVGRYGPEQVDFLRHRPVLDNARLRRAFPGLPRLTSRETYELHRQGRRS; the protein is encoded by the coding sequence ATGCCGGCGCAACGCGTCCTCGTCACCGGGGGCAGCGGCTACCTCGGCCGACTCGTGGTCGCCCGGTTCGTCGCGGCGGGGATCCGCACGGTGTCGGTGGACGTCCGGAAACCGGCCGAGCACCGCGACGGCGTGCTGGAGATCGTCGAGGACCTGCGCCGGCTCGACCTGGCCGCGCTGCTGCGCGAGCAGCGCAGCACGGCCGTGGTGCACCTCGCGGCGATCGTCGAACCGCCGCGTGGGATGGACGAGGCGGAGCTGGAATCCATCGAGGTGGGCGGCACCCGGGCCGTGCTGGACGCCTGCGTGGCGGCCGGCGTCGGGCACCTGAGCGTGCTCTCCTCCGGCGCGGCCTACGGCTACACGGCCCGCAACGACGGCCGGCTGCTGGACGAGGACACCCCCGTCGTGGGCAGCCCCGAGTTCGCCTACTCCCGGCACAAGGCGATGGTGGAGGCGCTTGTCGCGCGGACCCGGCGGCTGCACCCCGACCTCGGCGTCCTGCTGCTGCGCCCGGGAACGATCCTCGGCACCACGACGGACAACCAGATCACCGCGCTGTTCCGCCAGCCGGTCATCCTCGGGCTGCGCGAGTCCGACACCCCGTTCGTGTTCGTGTGGGACGAGGACGTCGCCGAGATCATCGCCACCGGGGTGGAGCGCGCCGTGACGGGGACGTACAACGTGGCCGGGGACGGGGTGGTGACCCTCGCCGAGATCGCCGCCGCGCAGCGGCGCCGGCTCGTCCGGCTGCCGGCCGCCACCGTCCGGCGGGCGCTGGCCCTCGGCCGCCGGCTGGGCGTGGGACGGTACGGCCCCGAACAGGTCGACTTCCTGCGGCACCGCCCGGTGCTGGACAACGCCCGGCTGCGCCGCGCCTTTCCCGGGCTGCCCAGGCTGACCAGCCGGGAGACCTACGAGCTGCACCGTCAGGGAAGGCGGTCGTGA
- a CDS encoding bile acid:sodium symporter family protein gives MNGLVQATPALAEVVTGDVDSIRIAFDEQSMVILRVAIGAILFGIALDTRVEDFRRAARRPGSIAIGVAAQFLVLPAITFALTLALHVRGSVALGMILVACCPPGNVSNIVTHLARGDVALSVSMTAVSNLLAIVLMPLNFALWGSLHPTGGPMMRAIALNPVDMLIEVGLVIGLPFLAGIALASRFPQVSARASKVVGPAGFLLLGGLIAIALANNLTLFLGYIGIVFLAVLLHDALALGLGYGIARLTRLPGGSARAMTFEVGIRNAGLGLLLVFSYFDGLGGMALVAAWWGIWDIIAALAVAGWWRRWPVRDAARFDAVPHS, from the coding sequence ATGAACGGCCTGGTGCAGGCGACCCCCGCGCTCGCCGAGGTGGTGACCGGCGACGTGGACTCGATCCGGATCGCGTTCGACGAGCAGTCGATGGTGATCCTGCGCGTCGCGATCGGCGCGATTCTCTTCGGGATCGCCCTGGACACCCGGGTCGAGGACTTCCGGCGCGCCGCCCGGCGCCCGGGCAGCATCGCCATCGGGGTGGCGGCACAGTTCCTCGTCCTCCCGGCGATCACCTTCGCGCTCACCCTCGCGCTTCACGTGCGCGGCTCGGTCGCCCTCGGGATGATCCTCGTCGCCTGCTGCCCGCCCGGGAACGTGTCGAACATCGTCACCCACCTGGCCCGCGGCGATGTGGCGCTGTCGGTGTCGATGACGGCCGTGAGCAACCTGCTCGCCATCGTCCTGATGCCGCTCAACTTCGCCCTGTGGGGCAGCCTGCACCCCACCGGCGGCCCGATGATGCGGGCCATCGCGCTGAACCCCGTGGACATGCTCATCGAGGTCGGCCTGGTCATCGGGCTGCCGTTCCTGGCCGGCATCGCGCTGGCCAGCCGCTTCCCGCAGGTGTCCGCCCGGGCGTCGAAGGTGGTCGGCCCGGCCGGTTTCCTGCTGCTCGGCGGCCTCATCGCCATCGCGCTCGCGAACAACCTCACGCTGTTCCTCGGCTACATCGGCATCGTCTTCCTGGCCGTCCTGCTGCACGACGCGCTGGCGCTGGGGCTCGGCTACGGCATCGCGCGGCTCACCCGGCTGCCCGGAGGCAGCGCGCGGGCGATGACCTTCGAGGTCGGCATCCGCAACGCGGGGCTCGGGCTGCTGCTGGTCTTCAGCTACTTCGACGGCCTGGGCGGGATGGCCCTGGTGGCCGCCTGGTGGGGGATCTGGGACATCATCGCGGCGCTCGCCGTGGCCGGCTGGTGGCGCCGGTGGCCGGTGCGGGACGCGGCACGGTTCGACGCCGTACCGCACTCCTGA
- a CDS encoding carbohydrate ABC transporter permease, translated as MGYLLVCYAYPLYRNVDLSLRHYTVRSFVQGGAPFSGLDNYRTIVEHPTFGPALLHTVLFTLVSLIFQFSLGMALAVFFRQNFPLSATLRALFLVPWLLPLIVSASTWSWMLNSDSGIVNTALGVVGIDPVNWLTSPHWALTSVIIANIWIGIPFNLVVLYSGLQAIPTEIHEAARIDGATGWKTFWLVTFPLLRPVSAITILLGLVYTLKVFDIIWIMTKGGPTDASTTFATWSYRFSFGSLLPQFGPGAAVGNLLIVMALVFGLIHIRGQRRWQP; from the coding sequence GTGGGCTACCTGCTCGTCTGCTACGCCTATCCGCTGTACCGCAACGTCGACCTGAGCCTGCGCCACTACACCGTCCGCTCCTTCGTGCAGGGCGGGGCGCCGTTCTCCGGGCTGGACAACTACCGCACGATCGTCGAGCACCCCACCTTCGGCCCGGCGTTGCTGCACACGGTCCTGTTCACACTGGTCTCGCTGATCTTCCAGTTCTCGCTCGGGATGGCGCTGGCGGTCTTCTTCCGGCAGAACTTCCCGCTCTCGGCCACGCTGCGGGCGCTGTTCCTGGTGCCGTGGCTGCTGCCGCTGATCGTCTCGGCGTCGACCTGGTCGTGGATGCTCAACAGCGACTCCGGGATCGTCAACACCGCGCTCGGCGTCGTCGGGATCGACCCGGTCAACTGGCTCACGTCGCCCCACTGGGCGCTGACCAGCGTGATCATCGCGAACATCTGGATCGGGATCCCGTTCAACCTGGTGGTGCTCTACAGCGGGCTACAGGCCATCCCGACGGAGATCCACGAGGCGGCCAGGATCGACGGCGCGACCGGCTGGAAGACGTTCTGGCTGGTGACCTTCCCGCTGCTGCGGCCGGTCAGCGCGATCACCATCCTGCTCGGGCTGGTCTACACGCTCAAGGTCTTCGACATCATCTGGATCATGACGAAGGGCGGTCCGACCGACGCGTCGACCACGTTCGCCACCTGGTCCTACCGGTTCAGCTTCGGGAGTCTGCTTCCGCAGTTCGGTCCGGGCGCGGCGGTCGGCAACCTGCTGATCGTCATGGCGCTGGTCTTCGGCCTGATCCACATCCGCGGCCAGCGGAGGTGGCAGCCGTGA
- a CDS encoding carbohydrate ABC transporter permease, which produces MLFPVYWMVNVSFTRDTDMRHDPPYLFPIHGTLEGYRAVLHEQLPYLGTSFLVGLGTVVLTVALSAPAGYSLARLRPRGGGLLSLVLLIAQIIPAIIMAMGFYAIYLRLGILNNAAGLLLADSTIAVPFGVLLFTAFMSGIPQELTDAALIDGATTWRIFVSIILPVSRNAVVTVSLFAFLWSWSDFVFATTLDGGGDVQPITLGIYHYIGNNNQQWNAIMATAVVASIPATLLLIIAQRYVAAGVTAGAVKD; this is translated from the coding sequence ATGCTGTTCCCGGTCTACTGGATGGTCAACGTGTCCTTCACCCGGGACACCGACATGCGGCACGACCCGCCGTACCTGTTCCCGATCCACGGCACCCTGGAGGGTTACCGGGCCGTGCTGCACGAGCAGCTGCCGTACCTGGGGACGAGCTTCCTGGTGGGCCTCGGCACGGTGGTCCTCACCGTGGCGCTGTCGGCGCCGGCCGGCTACTCGCTGGCCCGGCTGCGGCCGCGCGGCGGCGGGCTGCTCAGCCTGGTGCTGCTGATCGCCCAGATCATCCCGGCGATCATCATGGCGATGGGCTTCTACGCCATCTACCTGCGGCTGGGCATCCTGAACAACGCCGCCGGCCTGCTGCTGGCCGACTCGACCATCGCCGTGCCGTTCGGGGTGCTGCTCTTCACCGCGTTCATGTCGGGCATCCCGCAGGAGCTGACCGACGCGGCGCTGATCGACGGTGCGACGACGTGGCGCATCTTCGTCTCGATCATCCTGCCGGTGTCGCGCAACGCCGTCGTCACCGTGTCGCTGTTCGCGTTCCTCTGGTCGTGGTCCGACTTCGTCTTCGCCACCACGCTCGACGGTGGTGGCGACGTCCAACCGATCACCCTCGGCATCTACCACTACATCGGCAACAACAACCAGCAGTGGAACGCGATCATGGCCACCGCCGTGGTCGCGTCCATCCCCGCGACGCTGCTGCTCATCATCGCGCAGCGGTACGTCGCCGCCGGTGTCACCGCCGGCGCCGTCAAGGACTGA
- a CDS encoding glycoside hydrolase family 127 protein: MASAYGPVVPTSPSRCTLRPLDAGAVRLDPGGLLGSWQARNAAATLPHCIEQLDVRGNLRNLRRVTGEADGAFSGMWFADSDVYKTLEAAFWDLGRSGGGDPAFRAEVTALLEKAQDPDGYLDSYYQTDHRDRQWSELHYSHEMYCAGHLIQAAVAAARAAAGDEAGQQLVGVARRFADLLVRRYGPDGADGICGHPEIETALVELYRVTGHRPYLALAARFVELRGHGLLGGDRFGPRYFQDHAPVRHAREVAGHVVRQVYLLAGAVDVAVENGDAELLAATERLWESALASRTYLTGGQGSRHRDEAFGDPYELPPDRAYAETCAAIGSFQWAWRLLLATGRVRYADAMERFLYNGIAVGIGQSGREFFYANPLQLRTGHDGSDEDAPTQRLPWYSCACCPPNLARLMASLHHYTATGDARGLQLHLYASGRYASAGRTIEVSGDYPWDGRISITVRATDERPWTLALRVPDWCASARLSVNGAEFGAPAQAGYLRLARTWQPGDRVELVLAMPPRLIAAHPRVDAVRGTVALARGPLVYCLEHLDVPEALSGAVFEDIELDPAGPVQAVPAAGLAPVRLTATVSARGSTDDDLYRPLDPAARPAATGAVVSSVPYFLWANRAAGPMRVWIPLAGPAAP; encoded by the coding sequence ATGGCTTCTGCGTACGGCCCGGTCGTCCCCACGTCACCGTCCCGCTGCACACTCCGCCCCCTGGACGCGGGCGCCGTGCGCCTGGATCCGGGCGGCCTGCTCGGTTCCTGGCAGGCGCGCAACGCGGCGGCGACGCTGCCGCACTGCATCGAGCAGCTCGACGTACGCGGGAACCTTCGCAACCTGCGACGGGTCACCGGGGAGGCGGACGGGGCGTTCAGCGGGATGTGGTTCGCCGACAGCGACGTCTACAAGACCCTTGAGGCGGCGTTCTGGGACCTCGGCCGCTCGGGCGGCGGTGACCCCGCGTTCCGCGCCGAGGTGACCGCGCTGCTGGAAAAGGCGCAGGACCCGGACGGCTACCTCGACTCGTACTACCAGACCGACCATCGGGACCGGCAGTGGAGCGAGCTGCACTACAGCCACGAGATGTACTGCGCGGGGCACCTCATCCAGGCCGCGGTCGCGGCGGCCCGCGCCGCCGCCGGCGACGAGGCGGGACAGCAGCTCGTCGGCGTCGCGCGCCGCTTCGCCGACCTGCTGGTACGCCGGTACGGCCCGGACGGGGCCGACGGGATCTGCGGCCATCCCGAGATCGAGACCGCGCTGGTCGAGCTGTACCGGGTCACCGGGCACCGGCCGTACCTGGCGCTCGCCGCCCGCTTCGTCGAGCTGCGCGGGCACGGGCTGCTCGGCGGCGACCGGTTCGGGCCGCGGTACTTCCAGGACCACGCGCCGGTCCGGCACGCCCGGGAGGTCGCCGGGCACGTGGTACGCCAGGTCTACCTGCTGGCCGGCGCGGTCGACGTGGCCGTGGAGAACGGTGACGCCGAGCTGCTGGCGGCCACCGAGCGGCTCTGGGAGTCGGCGCTGGCCAGCCGGACGTACCTGACCGGCGGCCAGGGCTCCCGGCACCGCGACGAGGCGTTCGGCGACCCGTACGAGCTGCCGCCCGACCGCGCGTACGCGGAGACCTGCGCGGCCATCGGCTCCTTCCAGTGGGCCTGGCGGCTGCTGCTGGCCACCGGCCGGGTCCGGTACGCCGATGCGATGGAGCGCTTCCTCTACAACGGCATCGCCGTCGGGATCGGGCAGTCGGGTCGGGAGTTCTTCTACGCCAATCCGTTGCAGCTGCGCACCGGCCACGACGGCTCGGACGAGGACGCGCCGACGCAGCGGCTCCCCTGGTACTCGTGTGCCTGCTGCCCGCCGAATCTGGCCCGGTTGATGGCCTCGCTGCACCACTACACGGCGACCGGCGACGCGCGGGGGCTTCAGTTGCACCTGTACGCCTCCGGCCGGTACGCCTCGGCCGGGCGGACGATCGAGGTGAGCGGCGACTATCCGTGGGACGGCCGGATCTCGATCACGGTCCGGGCCACCGACGAGAGGCCGTGGACCCTCGCGCTGCGGGTTCCGGACTGGTGCGCCAGCGCGCGACTGTCGGTGAACGGTGCCGAGTTCGGGGCCCCGGCGCAGGCCGGCTACCTGCGCCTGGCCCGGACCTGGCAGCCGGGCGACCGGGTGGAACTCGTGCTGGCCATGCCGCCGCGGCTGATCGCCGCGCATCCGCGGGTGGACGCCGTACGGGGCACGGTCGCGCTCGCCCGCGGCCCGCTCGTCTACTGTCTCGAACACCTCGACGTGCCCGAGGCGCTGTCCGGCGCGGTCTTCGAGGACATCGAGCTGGATCCCGCCGGGCCGGTCCAGGCGGTCCCGGCCGCGGGGCTGGCCCCGGTCCGGCTGACCGCCACCGTCAGCGCGCGGGGCAGCACCGACGACGATCTGTACCGGCCGTTGGACCCGGCCGCACGGCCCGCCGCGACCGGCGCGGTCGTGTCGAGCGTCCCGTACTTCCTGTGGGCCAACCGGGCCGCCGGACCCATGCGGGTCTGGATCCCGCTGGCCGGACCGGCGGCGCCGTAG